The following are encoded in a window of Allosphingosinicella indica genomic DNA:
- a CDS encoding UPF0262 family protein — MARIIDIELDERSILRRSDDIEREKRVAVFDLLEDNSFAANGHPGPYRLFLRIEEGRLAIELKDEDGAPLDTIRLGLARFRRPIRDYFAICDSYFKAIRGDRPEGIETVDMARRGLHNDGAELLRDALTDRVEMDFDTARRLFTLLCVLHIKA; from the coding sequence ATGGCCCGGATCATCGACATCGAGCTCGACGAGCGCAGCATCCTGCGCCGCAGCGACGATATCGAGCGCGAGAAGCGTGTCGCGGTCTTCGATCTTCTCGAAGACAACAGCTTTGCCGCCAATGGGCATCCAGGGCCGTACCGGTTGTTCCTGAGGATCGAGGAAGGGCGCCTAGCAATCGAACTCAAAGACGAGGACGGAGCGCCACTGGACACCATCCGTCTCGGCCTCGCGCGCTTCCGCCGACCGATCCGCGACTATTTCGCGATCTGCGATTCCTACTTCAAGGCAATCCGCGGCGACCGGCCCGAAGGGATCGAGACCGTCGACATGGCCCGGCGCGGGCTGCACAACGATGGCGCCGAGCTGCTCAGGGACGCGCTCACCGACCGGGTAGAGATGGACTTCGACACCGCGCGGCGCCTGTTCACGCTGCTCTGCGTGCTGCACATCAAGGCGTGA